In Nocardia asteroides, a single genomic region encodes these proteins:
- a CDS encoding phosphatase PAP2 family protein, with amino-acid sequence MTVDRLDEETTRAATGRYALRSAVALPAVAAAGAGFAVLTTLVGAGWEPLLDADRRVSDAVVAQVAEHRLLYEVLSAATDLGATVTLVALLAVGVLWLLLRKQPRLAAFVVVTGVGGLILNPVVKALVGRVRPVVETPVYRTDGWSFPSGHAMSSTVCYGVLLLVFAPVLAPLARRVLIASVLTVVIAVGLTRIGLGVHYLTDVLGGWLLGVLWLTAASLAFHRWRVESGEPDAGPLPGDVPPGDADELRPVPARHAPTLPHPWRGLGELAVAWVLLLAPLIGLGLLVRELGADSTGEHGIVALLAEHRTAAVTTVLDVFGEVGNTIAIIAVALIVAVLSVAVFRTWRPALFLTVALLGEITLFLTTAAVVDRPRPEVEHLNPDLPPTASFPSGHVAAALTLYGGIALLVRVSTRDRRYRLLGGALLLVPVLVAAQRLYAGAHHPADVLGSVLLATVWLGVAWWVVRPVTARR; translated from the coding sequence GTGACCGTCGACCGGCTCGACGAGGAGACGACGCGGGCGGCGACCGGGCGGTACGCACTGCGCAGCGCCGTCGCGCTGCCCGCGGTGGCGGCGGCGGGCGCCGGGTTCGCGGTGCTCACCACGCTGGTCGGCGCCGGGTGGGAGCCGCTGCTCGACGCCGACCGCCGCGTCAGCGACGCCGTCGTGGCGCAGGTGGCCGAGCACCGCCTGCTCTACGAGGTGCTCAGCGCCGCCACCGATCTCGGCGCCACCGTCACGCTGGTGGCGCTGCTCGCCGTCGGCGTGCTCTGGCTGCTGCTGCGCAAGCAGCCGCGGCTCGCTGCCTTCGTCGTTGTGACCGGCGTGGGCGGGCTGATCCTGAATCCGGTGGTGAAGGCGCTGGTCGGCCGGGTGCGGCCGGTGGTGGAGACGCCGGTCTACCGCACCGACGGCTGGAGCTTCCCGAGCGGCCACGCCATGAGCTCGACCGTCTGCTACGGCGTGCTGCTGCTGGTCTTCGCGCCCGTCCTCGCCCCGCTCGCCCGCCGCGTCCTGATCGCCTCGGTGCTGACCGTCGTCATCGCGGTGGGGCTCACCAGGATCGGGCTCGGCGTGCACTACCTGACCGACGTCCTCGGGGGCTGGCTGCTCGGCGTGCTGTGGCTGACCGCCGCCTCGCTCGCCTTCCACCGCTGGCGGGTGGAGTCCGGCGAGCCGGATGCCGGCCCGCTGCCCGGCGACGTCCCGCCCGGCGACGCCGACGAGCTGCGCCCGGTCCCCGCCCGGCACGCGCCGACGCTGCCGCACCCGTGGCGCGGGCTCGGCGAGCTCGCGGTGGCCTGGGTGCTGCTGCTCGCCCCGCTGATCGGGCTCGGGCTGCTGGTGCGCGAGCTCGGCGCGGACAGCACCGGCGAGCACGGCATCGTCGCGCTGCTGGCCGAGCATCGCACCGCCGCGGTGACCACCGTGCTCGACGTCTTCGGCGAGGTCGGCAACACCATCGCCATCATCGCGGTGGCCCTGATCGTCGCGGTGCTGTCGGTCGCGGTCTTCCGCACGTGGCGGCCCGCGCTGTTCCTCACCGTCGCGCTGCTCGGCGAGATCACGCTCTTCCTGACCACCGCCGCCGTGGTCGACCGGCCGCGGCCGGAGGTCGAGCACCTGAACCCGGACCTGCCGCCCACCGCGAGCTTCCCCTCCGGGCATGTCGCCGCCGCGCTCACGCTCTACGGCGGGATCGCCCTGCTGGTCCGGGTTTCGACCCGCGACCGGCGGTACCGCCTGCTCGGCGGCGCGCTGCTGCTGGTTCCGGTACTCGTCGCCGCGCAGCGGCTCTACGCGGGCGCGCACCACCCCGCCGACGTCCTCGGCTCGGTGCTGCTCGCCACGGTGTGGCTCGGCGTGGCCTGGTGGGTGGTCCGGCCGGTCACCGCGCGGCGGTAG
- a CDS encoding MMPL family transporter: protein MFARLGSVVVHHPLKVIGLWILLAVAVVTAAPALESTTDQSAFLPAHYESIRAMQTQQEAFPDSSAPAAIIVFARQDGAPLTEPDAAAVLRVGTELQGAKIPDVVALTPVPPSENRLIQIIAVQMTKVTDPSDPTQTDAVQALRDALRERVTGTELRAGITGQAAQLLDQQESSERGLAIVGIATIVLILVLLLVIFRSPVIALLPVLVIGAVSSMVNGLIGAVAKAFDLQIDASISAILLVVLFGVGTDYILFLMFRYREQLRAGDDPKTAMVNAVARVGEAITSAAGAVIIAFLALLLSTLGMFRAMGPALAIAVAVALAAGLTLVPAVVSLLGTRVFWPSKSWQHEPTGTRFRAAGAALGARPALFAAVSGGLLVVLGVFALGFHPTFDLSSGSTSAESESVVYSRELVKGMPAGVTQPSDVLLRSGGGALTAEQLGAYRSALAGVPGVGQVAEPKLSADRSIADFSVTLSDAPESDAALATVEGPLRETAHAAAPPGATAAVGGLTSIFVDFQDAMARDYSIVFPVAAVLIMIVLGLLLRSLVAPWYLMVSVFLGFAATLGATVLVFQHAQGESGLIFTLPLIMYLFVVALGTDYNILMVARLREEARAGIEPKQAAALAVRHTGPTIAAAGVILAGTFASMLLAGNTVLAQMGFAISVGIGIAAFVMAMFFTPALTALIGHAAWWPGHADRGPEAKPEATAPEPATRPAD from the coding sequence ATGTTCGCACGGCTCGGATCGGTGGTCGTCCACCATCCGCTGAAGGTGATCGGCCTGTGGATACTGCTGGCGGTCGCGGTGGTGACCGCGGCCCCGGCACTGGAATCGACCACCGACCAATCCGCCTTCCTGCCCGCGCATTACGAGTCCATCCGGGCGATGCAGACGCAGCAGGAGGCGTTCCCGGACAGCTCGGCGCCCGCGGCGATCATCGTCTTCGCCAGGCAGGACGGCGCGCCGCTGACCGAGCCGGACGCGGCGGCGGTACTCCGCGTCGGCACCGAACTGCAGGGTGCGAAGATCCCGGACGTCGTCGCCCTCACGCCGGTGCCGCCGTCGGAGAACCGGCTGATCCAGATCATCGCGGTGCAGATGACGAAGGTGACCGACCCGAGCGACCCGACGCAGACCGACGCGGTGCAGGCGCTGCGCGACGCGCTGCGCGAGCGGGTGACCGGCACCGAGCTGCGCGCGGGCATCACCGGCCAGGCCGCGCAGCTCCTTGACCAGCAGGAATCCAGCGAGCGGGGGCTGGCCATCGTCGGCATCGCCACCATCGTGCTGATCCTGGTGCTGCTGCTGGTCATCTTCCGCAGCCCGGTGATCGCGCTGCTCCCGGTGCTCGTGATCGGCGCCGTCTCCAGCATGGTGAACGGGCTGATCGGCGCGGTGGCGAAAGCCTTCGACCTGCAGATCGACGCCTCGATCAGCGCGATCCTGCTGGTCGTGCTCTTCGGCGTCGGCACCGACTACATCCTGTTCCTGATGTTCCGCTACCGCGAGCAGCTGCGTGCGGGCGACGACCCGAAGACCGCCATGGTCAACGCCGTCGCCCGGGTGGGCGAGGCGATCACCTCGGCCGCGGGCGCGGTGATCATCGCCTTCCTCGCGCTGCTGCTCTCCACGCTCGGCATGTTCCGGGCGATGGGGCCCGCGCTGGCGATCGCGGTCGCGGTGGCGCTGGCCGCCGGGCTGACGCTGGTGCCCGCGGTGGTCTCGCTGCTCGGCACCAGGGTGTTCTGGCCGTCGAAGAGCTGGCAGCACGAGCCGACCGGGACCCGGTTCCGCGCGGCCGGCGCCGCGCTCGGTGCCAGGCCCGCGCTCTTCGCCGCGGTCTCCGGCGGGCTGCTGGTGGTGCTCGGCGTCTTCGCGCTCGGCTTCCACCCGACCTTCGACCTCAGCTCCGGCTCCACCTCGGCGGAGTCCGAATCCGTCGTCTACAGCCGGGAATTGGTGAAGGGCATGCCCGCGGGCGTCACCCAGCCCTCGGATGTGCTGCTGCGCTCCGGCGGGGGCGCGCTCACCGCCGAGCAGCTCGGCGCCTACCGCAGCGCGCTGGCCGGGGTGCCAGGGGTCGGGCAGGTGGCCGAGCCGAAGCTCTCCGCCGACCGGTCGATCGCCGACTTCTCGGTCACGCTCTCCGACGCGCCCGAATCCGATGCCGCGCTCGCCACCGTCGAAGGGCCGCTGCGGGAGACCGCGCACGCCGCCGCTCCCCCCGGCGCCACCGCCGCGGTGGGCGGGCTGACCTCGATCTTCGTCGACTTCCAGGACGCCATGGCGCGCGACTACTCGATCGTGTTCCCGGTGGCGGCGGTGCTGATCATGATCGTGCTCGGGCTGCTGCTGCGCAGCCTGGTCGCGCCGTGGTACCTGATGGTCTCGGTGTTCCTCGGCTTCGCGGCGACGCTCGGCGCGACGGTGCTGGTCTTCCAGCACGCGCAGGGCGAGTCCGGGCTGATCTTCACGCTGCCGTTGATCATGTACCTGTTCGTCGTCGCGCTCGGCACCGACTACAACATCCTCATGGTGGCGCGGCTGCGCGAGGAGGCGCGGGCGGGCATCGAGCCGAAACAGGCCGCGGCGCTCGCTGTCCGGCACACCGGGCCGACCATCGCGGCGGCCGGGGTGATCCTCGCGGGCACCTTCGCCTCGATGCTGCTGGCGGGCAATACCGTGCTCGCCCAGATGGGGTTCGCCATCTCGGTCGGGATCGGCATCGCCGCCTTCGTCATGGCGATGTTCTTCACCCCCGCGCTCACCGCGCTCATCGGGCACGCCGCGTGGTGGCCGGGGCACGCTGATCGCGGGCCCGAGGCGAAGCCGGAGGCCACGGCTCCCGAACCCGCGACGCGGCCCGCGGACTGA
- a CDS encoding MBL fold metallo-hydrolase: MRAKLGRPELRGYAARFDVPAADPGAPLTVTWLGVTTLLIDDGAGALLTDGFFSRPSLAAVALRRIAPDPGRIAACLERAGIRELAAVLPVHTHFDHALDSAAVAARTGAVLAGGGSVAEIGRGGGLPAARIVLATSGEPLTFGDFDVLPIESEHCPPDRFPGPITAPVVPPVRLSAYRCGEAWSTFVQHRPSGRRLLVQGSAGFVPGALAGQRAEVVYLGVGQLGLHSERYITEYWTETVRAVGARRVVLTHWDDFFRPLDRPLRALPYTGDDLDVSMRVLTGLAARDGIPLHLPTLWERADPWA, from the coding sequence ATGCGCGCGAAACTCGGCAGGCCGGAGCTGCGCGGGTACGCCGCCCGCTTCGACGTCCCCGCGGCGGACCCCGGCGCACCGCTCACGGTGACCTGGCTCGGCGTGACCACGCTGCTGATCGACGACGGCGCGGGCGCGCTGCTCACCGACGGTTTCTTCTCCCGGCCGTCGCTGGCGGCGGTGGCGCTGCGCCGCATCGCGCCCGACCCCGGCCGGATCGCGGCCTGCCTGGAGCGGGCCGGGATCCGCGAGCTGGCGGCGGTGCTGCCGGTGCACACCCACTTCGACCACGCGCTGGATTCGGCGGCGGTGGCGGCACGCACCGGGGCGGTGCTGGCCGGCGGCGGCTCGGTGGCCGAGATCGGCCGCGGCGGCGGCCTTCCCGCGGCGCGGATCGTGCTCGCCACCAGCGGCGAGCCGCTGACCTTCGGCGACTTCGACGTGCTCCCGATCGAGTCCGAGCACTGCCCGCCGGACCGCTTCCCCGGCCCGATCACCGCGCCGGTGGTGCCGCCGGTCCGGCTCTCGGCCTACCGCTGCGGCGAGGCGTGGTCGACCTTCGTGCAGCACCGGCCCAGCGGGCGGCGGCTGCTGGTGCAGGGCAGCGCCGGGTTCGTACCGGGGGCGCTGGCCGGCCAGCGCGCGGAGGTGGTCTACCTCGGTGTCGGGCAGCTCGGGCTGCACTCCGAGCGCTACATCACCGAGTACTGGACCGAGACCGTGCGCGCCGTCGGCGCCCGCCGCGTCGTCCTGACCCACTGGGACGACTTCTTCCGCCCGCTCGACCGCCCGCTGCGCGCGCTCCCCTACACCGGCGACGACCTGGACGTCAGCATGCGCGTCCTCACCGGGCTCGCCGCGCGCGACGGCATCCCGCTGCACCTGCCGACGCTGTGGGAGCGCGCCGACCCCTGGGCCTGA
- a CDS encoding TetR/AcrR family transcriptional regulator — translation MSGTVKRSSPLREARKADTEQRIIEAATTRFLADGYAGTTLAAVAAEAGVGERTVYVRFGNKAELLKRVVDVAVVGDTEARPLAGRAWYQRVMAAPTLAERVAAYADGAAAMMRRLGPAVAVAQQAEHTEPLIADAAAAGRAGSHAEVAAVWTAMHADGLLHPDADLAWIITTVATLTAADTYVLMTTMLGTTPETYRDWMYDTWMHFATNPRPAAEPR, via the coding sequence GTGAGCGGAACAGTCAAGCGGTCCTCACCGCTGCGCGAAGCGCGCAAGGCCGATACCGAGCAGCGCATCATCGAGGCGGCGACCACGCGCTTCCTGGCCGACGGGTACGCGGGCACCACGCTCGCCGCCGTCGCGGCCGAGGCCGGGGTCGGGGAGCGCACCGTGTACGTCCGGTTCGGCAACAAGGCGGAGCTGCTGAAGCGGGTGGTCGACGTGGCCGTCGTCGGCGACACCGAGGCGCGCCCGCTGGCGGGGCGCGCCTGGTACCAGCGGGTCATGGCGGCGCCGACGCTGGCGGAGCGGGTCGCCGCCTACGCCGACGGCGCTGCCGCCATGATGCGGCGGCTCGGACCGGCGGTCGCGGTGGCCCAGCAGGCCGAGCACACCGAACCGCTCATCGCGGACGCCGCCGCGGCGGGCCGTGCGGGCAGCCACGCCGAGGTCGCGGCGGTCTGGACCGCGATGCACGCCGACGGCCTACTGCACCCGGACGCCGACCTCGCGTGGATCATCACCACGGTCGCCACCCTGACCGCCGCCGACACCTACGTGCTCATGACCACGATGCTCGGCACCACCCCGGAGACTTACCGGGACTGGATGTACGACACCTGGATGCACTTCGCGACCAACCCCCGCCCGGCGGCAGAGCCCCGCTAG
- a CDS encoding NADPH-dependent F420 reductase — MRRTRPVAHSRYRTIERKPMKIGIIGAGAIGGTLTRRLTALGHEVAVANSRDPETLAELAAETGATAVWAKDAAADAELVIVSIPQKAVPDLAPGIVAARREGAPVIETNNYYPQQRDGLIERIEQGTTESDWVAEQLGAPVVKVFNTIWWKRLLENGVPAGTAGRIALPIAGDDEAAKRIVSALVDELGFDPVDAGTLAESWRQHPGTPVYGKDFDAEQTKAALAEATAERSAEWRA, encoded by the coding sequence ATTCGGCGCACCCGCCCGGTTGCCCACTCTCGATACCGCACGATCGAGAGGAAACCCATGAAGATCGGCATCATCGGAGCGGGCGCCATCGGCGGCACGCTCACCCGCAGGCTCACCGCGCTCGGGCACGAGGTCGCGGTCGCGAACTCCCGCGATCCGGAGACGCTGGCCGAGCTGGCCGCCGAGACCGGGGCCACCGCGGTCTGGGCGAAGGACGCCGCCGCCGACGCGGAGCTGGTGATCGTCTCGATCCCGCAGAAGGCCGTGCCCGACCTGGCGCCGGGCATCGTCGCGGCGCGCCGCGAGGGCGCCCCGGTCATCGAGACCAACAACTACTACCCGCAGCAGCGCGACGGCCTGATCGAGCGGATCGAGCAGGGCACGACGGAGAGCGACTGGGTGGCCGAGCAGCTGGGCGCGCCGGTGGTCAAGGTCTTCAACACCATCTGGTGGAAGCGGCTGCTGGAGAACGGCGTCCCCGCGGGCACAGCGGGCCGGATCGCGCTGCCGATCGCCGGTGACGACGAGGCGGCCAAGCGGATCGTGAGCGCGCTGGTCGACGAGCTCGGCTTCGACCCGGTCGACGCGGGCACGCTCGCCGAATCCTGGCGCCAGCACCCGGGAACCCCGGTGTACGGCAAGGACTTCGACGCCGAGCAGACGAAGGCCGCGCTCGCGGAGGCGACCGCCGAGCGGAGCGCGGAGTGGCGCGCCTGA
- a CDS encoding YihY/virulence factor BrkB family protein yields MSTEHGGPDRQRNEAGQATETGARPDLDPDEPRSPAALSKPSLLAVVKRAAKEFQRDNLSDLAAALTYYAVLSIVPGLIVLVSLLGLLGPAAADELVNQAQQLAPGSSADFVRTLIEQAQSNKQSAGLGAILGLAVALWSASGYVAAFMRASNVIYGIGEGRPIWKTVPIRLGVTVVAVILLVVCTAIVVASGPVAAQIGEFLKLGDTAVTVWSIAKWPVLFVLVSVLLAILFWASPNARQGGIRWVSPGGVIAVLIWLLISVAFALYIANFSSYDKTYGSLAGVVIFLVWLWLTNIALLLGAEINAELDHGKAIAGGLPEDVRPFAEPRDTRKLPDNERTAAEEASRHRS; encoded by the coding sequence ATGAGCACCGAGCACGGCGGGCCGGACCGGCAGCGGAACGAAGCAGGACAGGCGACCGAGACCGGCGCGCGGCCGGACCTGGACCCGGACGAACCGCGCAGCCCGGCGGCGCTGTCGAAGCCGTCGCTGCTCGCGGTGGTCAAGCGAGCGGCGAAGGAATTCCAGCGTGACAATCTGTCCGATCTGGCCGCCGCGCTCACCTACTACGCGGTGCTCTCCATCGTGCCGGGGCTGATCGTCCTGGTCTCGCTGCTCGGCCTGCTCGGCCCGGCCGCCGCCGACGAGCTGGTGAACCAGGCCCAGCAGCTCGCGCCCGGCTCCAGCGCCGACTTCGTGCGCACCCTGATCGAGCAGGCGCAGAGCAACAAGCAGAGCGCCGGGCTCGGCGCGATCCTCGGCCTCGCGGTGGCGCTGTGGTCGGCGTCGGGCTACGTCGCGGCCTTCATGCGCGCCTCGAACGTGATCTACGGGATCGGCGAGGGGCGCCCGATCTGGAAGACCGTCCCGATCCGGCTCGGCGTCACCGTGGTCGCGGTGATCCTGCTGGTGGTGTGCACCGCGATCGTGGTCGCCAGCGGGCCGGTCGCCGCGCAGATCGGCGAGTTCCTGAAGCTCGGCGACACCGCGGTGACGGTGTGGAGCATCGCCAAGTGGCCGGTGCTGTTCGTGCTGGTGTCGGTGCTGCTGGCGATCCTGTTCTGGGCCAGCCCGAACGCACGCCAGGGCGGCATCAGGTGGGTCAGCCCGGGCGGGGTGATCGCGGTGCTCATCTGGCTCCTCATCTCGGTGGCCTTCGCGCTCTACATCGCCAACTTCTCCTCCTACGACAAGACCTACGGCTCGCTGGCCGGCGTGGTGATCTTCCTGGTCTGGCTCTGGCTGACCAATATCGCGCTGCTGCTCGGCGCGGAGATCAACGCCGAGCTCGACCACGGCAAGGCCATCGCGGGCGGGCTGCCCGAGGACGTGCGGCCCTTCGCCGAGCCGCGGGACACCCGCAAGCTTCCCGACAACGAGCGCACGGCGGCCGAGGAGGCGTCGCGGCACCGCTCCTAG
- a CDS encoding AAA family ATPase: protein MTELLVLVNGLPGSGKSTVGRALAAELGAQFLAKDVVKEALADCVDDAAGVAALGGVAMEAVWALARAVPGTVVVDSWWFRPRDLHFARAGLDRCAADRAVEVWCDVPAETARHRYATRRRPAFYQDEQRLAEHWDTWAAHAAPLALTPTVWVDTGGPVDSVRLAERVLTAAGRTPAGAFPPR, encoded by the coding sequence ATGACGGAGCTGTTGGTGCTGGTGAACGGCCTTCCCGGGTCGGGGAAGTCGACGGTGGGGCGCGCGCTGGCCGCGGAGCTCGGCGCGCAGTTCCTCGCGAAGGACGTCGTCAAGGAGGCGCTCGCCGACTGCGTCGACGACGCGGCCGGGGTGGCCGCGCTCGGCGGGGTCGCGATGGAGGCGGTGTGGGCGCTGGCCCGCGCGGTCCCCGGCACGGTGGTGGTCGACTCGTGGTGGTTCCGCCCGCGCGACCTGCACTTCGCCCGCGCCGGGCTGGATCGCTGCGCCGCCGACCGCGCGGTCGAGGTCTGGTGCGACGTGCCCGCCGAGACGGCGCGCCACCGCTACGCCACCCGCCGCCGCCCCGCCTTCTACCAGGACGAGCAGCGGCTGGCCGAGCACTGGGACACCTGGGCCGCGCACGCCGCGCCGCTCGCCCTCACCCCCACCGTGTGGGTCGACACCGGCGGGCCGGTGGACAGCGTGCGGCTCGCCGAACGGGTGCTCACCGCCGCCGGCCGCACCCCCGCCGGAGCCTTCCCGCCGCGCTGA
- a CDS encoding VOC family protein, giving the protein MTPRLAGVHHLKLPVRDLERSIAWYRSRLGYRVAVEFVEGGALAGVAMAHPAGGPMLALRRDPERAAAAAGFDYFALGVPDRDALAELAARLTALGEEHAGVHPATIGWILPLLHDPDGHEVRFYTGEHHTEVPADAPLRVENPRETAQARR; this is encoded by the coding sequence ATGACGCCTCGCCTCGCCGGCGTGCATCACCTCAAGCTTCCGGTCCGTGACCTGGAGCGCTCCATCGCCTGGTACCGATCCCGGCTCGGCTACCGGGTCGCGGTGGAGTTCGTCGAAGGCGGCGCGCTCGCCGGCGTCGCCATGGCGCACCCGGCGGGCGGGCCGATGCTCGCGCTCCGCCGGGATCCCGAAAGAGCCGCCGCGGCGGCCGGTTTCGACTACTTCGCGCTCGGCGTCCCGGATCGGGACGCGCTCGCGGAACTCGCCGCGCGGCTGACCGCGCTGGGGGAGGAGCACGCCGGGGTGCACCCCGCCACCATCGGCTGGATCCTGCCGCTGCTGCACGATCCGGACGGCCACGAGGTGCGCTTCTACACCGGGGAGCACCACACCGAGGTGCCCGCCGACGCGCCGCTGCGGGTGGAGAACCCGCGCGAGACGGCGCAGGCGCGGCGATGA
- a CDS encoding aldehyde dehydrogenase family protein, with translation MSSTVDVEPVVESPSSGIIPVYNPSTEQQIAEVADSDQRAVDEAVARARETFESGVWRKLPAAHRADVLFRAAEIIKARTDELAELEAQDNGMNATAARHIIKVSQEMLVYYAGWVGKIHGESANLVSDGLLGTFENYHTFTQLEPVGVVGLIIPWNGPFFIAMLKVAPALAAGCSAVLKPAEETPLSALKLEEIFREAGLPDGVLNVITGYGETTGAALTAHPDVDKIAFTGSTEVGKLIVKAAAGNLKRLTLELGGKSPLIMFDDANLDKAIMGAAMGLLAGSGQNCSCTSRMYVQRGIFDRVVEGLAGFAQMLPMGGSDDPNSVLGPLISEKQRTRVDSIVKEGVAGGAEVITGGKPLDRRGYFYEATIVTGTTPDMRLIREEIFGPVGSVIPFDDEDEVIAAANDTHYGLAGSIWTENLGRAHRVVNELRAGQVWVNSALASDPSMPICGHKQSGWGGERGKKGLESYFNIKSVYIGH, from the coding sequence GTGAGCAGCACCGTCGACGTCGAACCCGTGGTCGAGAGCCCGAGCTCGGGGATCATCCCGGTCTACAACCCGTCCACCGAGCAGCAGATCGCCGAGGTCGCCGATTCGGATCAGCGCGCCGTCGACGAAGCGGTGGCGCGGGCGCGGGAGACCTTCGAATCGGGCGTCTGGCGCAAGCTGCCCGCCGCGCACCGCGCCGACGTGCTGTTCCGCGCCGCCGAGATCATCAAGGCCCGCACCGACGAGCTCGCCGAGCTGGAGGCGCAGGACAACGGCATGAACGCCACCGCGGCGCGGCACATCATCAAGGTCTCGCAGGAGATGCTGGTGTACTACGCGGGCTGGGTCGGCAAGATCCACGGCGAGTCGGCCAACCTGGTCTCCGACGGCCTGCTCGGCACCTTCGAGAACTACCACACCTTCACCCAGCTGGAGCCGGTCGGCGTGGTCGGGCTGATCATCCCGTGGAACGGCCCGTTCTTCATCGCCATGCTGAAGGTCGCGCCCGCGCTGGCCGCGGGGTGCAGCGCCGTGCTCAAGCCCGCCGAGGAGACCCCGCTCAGCGCGCTGAAGCTGGAGGAGATCTTCCGCGAGGCCGGGCTGCCGGACGGCGTGCTGAACGTCATCACCGGCTACGGCGAGACCACCGGCGCCGCGCTGACCGCGCACCCGGACGTGGACAAGATCGCCTTCACCGGCTCCACCGAGGTCGGCAAGCTGATCGTCAAGGCCGCCGCGGGCAACCTCAAGCGGCTCACGCTCGAGCTCGGCGGCAAGTCACCGCTGATCATGTTCGACGACGCGAACCTGGACAAGGCGATCATGGGCGCGGCCATGGGGCTGCTGGCCGGCTCCGGGCAGAACTGCTCCTGCACCTCGCGCATGTACGTGCAGCGCGGCATCTTCGACCGGGTGGTCGAGGGGCTGGCCGGCTTCGCGCAGATGCTCCCGATGGGCGGCAGCGACGACCCGAACTCGGTGCTCGGGCCGCTGATCAGCGAGAAGCAGCGCACCCGGGTCGACTCCATCGTGAAGGAGGGCGTCGCGGGCGGCGCCGAGGTGATCACCGGCGGCAAGCCGCTCGACCGCCGCGGCTACTTCTACGAGGCCACGATCGTCACCGGCACCACCCCGGACATGCGGCTCATCCGCGAGGAGATCTTCGGCCCGGTCGGCTCGGTGATCCCGTTCGACGACGAGGACGAGGTGATCGCCGCCGCGAACGACACCCACTACGGGCTGGCGGGCTCCATCTGGACCGAGAACCTGGGGCGCGCGCACCGCGTGGTGAACGAGCTGCGCGCGGGCCAGGTCTGGGTGAACTCGGCGCTCGCCTCCGACCCGTCCATGCCGATCTGCGGGCACAAGCAGTCCGGTTGGGGCGGAGAGCGCGGCAAGAAGGGGCTGGAGTCCTACTTCAACATCAAGTCGGTCTACATCGGCCACTGA